A single region of the Streptomyces sp. NBC_00236 genome encodes:
- a CDS encoding NAD(P)-dependent oxidoreductase: MGSRIVVFGAGGRAGRRAVAEAVARGHQVTAVVRDVAAYKGPTADGVSVVVGDVTQADSVAGTAAGHDAAINAAGRMDVPSRDFYVSATHALLDGLARAGVGRLVLIGIGSVLETAPGVAVHDAPGFPEEARAFSLGHSAELDVLRAAETDIDWLVIAPPPVMLDDAAPRTGRYRTGGEQVIADGAPSFSYADLAVALIDEIETPKHRRSLTAVAG; this comes from the coding sequence ATGGGCAGCAGAATCGTCGTTTTCGGAGCGGGCGGACGTGCGGGCCGGAGGGCGGTCGCGGAGGCCGTCGCGCGCGGGCATCAGGTCACGGCGGTCGTGCGGGACGTGGCCGCGTACAAGGGGCCGACCGCTGACGGTGTCAGCGTCGTCGTCGGTGATGTCACCCAGGCGGACAGCGTCGCCGGGACCGCAGCCGGACACGACGCCGCGATCAACGCGGCCGGCCGGATGGACGTGCCGTCGCGGGACTTCTATGTGAGCGCGACCCACGCCCTGCTCGACGGGCTGGCCCGGGCGGGCGTCGGGCGACTGGTGCTCATCGGCATCGGGTCCGTACTGGAGACCGCGCCCGGCGTGGCCGTCCACGACGCCCCCGGCTTCCCCGAGGAGGCGCGGGCCTTCTCGCTCGGGCACTCCGCCGAACTCGACGTGCTCCGCGCCGCCGAGACGGACATCGACTGGCTCGTCATCGCCCCGCCGCCCGTGATGCTGGACGACGCGGCGCCGAGGACCGGCCGGTACCGGACGGGCGGCGAGCAGGTGATCGCCGACGGCGCCCCGTCCTTCTCCTACGCCGACCTGGCGGTCGCGCTGATCGACGAGATCGAGACCCCGAAGCACCGGCGCTCGCTCACGGCGGTGGCCGGCTGA
- the mmsA gene encoding CoA-acylating methylmalonate-semialdehyde dehydrogenase: MKTVNHWIGGKTVEGASGNYGPVTDPATGAVTTQVALASPDEVDAAVASAKAAYATWGTSSLSARTAILFRYRALLDAHRDEIAALITAEHGKVHSDALGEVARGLEIVELACGITTQLKGELSTQVSTRVDVSSIRQSIGVVAGITPFNFPAMVPMWMFPLAIACGNTFVLKPSEKDPSAANLLAELAAEAGLPDGVLNVLHGDKVAVDGLLNHPDVSVVSFVGSTPIARYIHATASANGKRVQALGGAKNHMLVLPDADLDAAADAAVSAAYGSAGERCMAISAVVAVGSVADDLVARIKDRAEKIKIGPGTDPTSEMGPLITAAHRDKVASYVTGAAAQGADVVLDGTGHTVEGFEDGHWIGLSLLDNVSTDSDAYKDEIFGPVLCVLRVDTYEEGVALMNASPYGNGTAIFTRDGGAARRFQLEIEAGMVGINVPIPVPVGYHSFGGWKDSLFGDHHIYGNDGVHFYTRGKVTTTRWPDPADAPAGVDLGFPSNH; encoded by the coding sequence ATGAAGACCGTCAACCACTGGATCGGTGGCAAGACCGTCGAGGGCGCGTCGGGCAACTACGGCCCGGTCACCGACCCGGCCACCGGAGCCGTCACCACCCAGGTCGCGCTCGCCTCCCCGGACGAGGTGGACGCCGCGGTGGCGTCCGCGAAGGCGGCGTACGCGACATGGGGCACCTCATCGCTCTCCGCCCGCACGGCGATCCTGTTCCGCTACCGCGCGCTGCTGGACGCCCACCGCGACGAGATCGCCGCGCTGATCACCGCCGAGCACGGCAAGGTGCACTCGGACGCGCTGGGCGAGGTCGCCCGCGGTCTGGAGATCGTCGAGCTGGCGTGCGGGATCACCACGCAGCTCAAGGGCGAACTGTCCACACAGGTCTCCACCCGGGTCGACGTCTCCTCGATCCGCCAGTCGATCGGTGTCGTCGCCGGCATCACGCCGTTCAACTTCCCGGCCATGGTCCCGATGTGGATGTTCCCGCTGGCCATCGCCTGCGGCAACACCTTCGTCCTCAAGCCGAGCGAGAAGGACCCGTCGGCCGCCAACCTCCTTGCCGAGCTGGCCGCCGAGGCCGGTCTGCCGGACGGTGTCCTGAACGTCCTGCACGGTGACAAGGTCGCCGTCGACGGTCTGCTGAACCACCCGGACGTCTCCGTCGTCTCCTTCGTAGGCTCGACCCCGATCGCCCGCTACATCCACGCCACCGCGTCCGCCAACGGCAAGCGCGTCCAGGCGCTCGGCGGTGCGAAGAACCACATGCTGGTCCTGCCGGACGCGGACCTCGACGCCGCCGCCGACGCCGCCGTCTCCGCCGCGTACGGCTCCGCCGGTGAGCGCTGCATGGCGATCTCCGCGGTCGTCGCGGTCGGTTCCGTCGCCGACGACCTCGTCGCCCGGATCAAGGACCGCGCCGAGAAGATCAAGATCGGTCCCGGCACCGACCCCACGTCCGAGATGGGCCCGCTGATCACCGCCGCCCACCGCGACAAGGTCGCCTCCTACGTCACCGGCGCGGCCGCCCAGGGCGCCGACGTCGTCCTCGACGGCACCGGCCACACGGTCGAGGGCTTCGAGGACGGCCACTGGATCGGTCTCTCGCTCCTCGACAACGTCTCCACCGACTCGGACGCGTACAAGGACGAGATCTTCGGCCCGGTCCTGTGCGTGCTGCGCGTCGACACGTACGAGGAGGGCGTGGCGCTGATGAACGCCTCGCCGTACGGCAACGGCACCGCGATCTTCACCCGCGACGGCGGCGCCGCCCGCCGCTTCCAGCTGGAGATCGAGGCCGGCATGGTCGGCATCAACGTCCCGATCCCGGTGCCGGTGGGCTACCACTCCTTCGGCGGCTGGAAGGACTCGCTCTTCGGCGACCACCACATCTACGGCAACGACGGCGTGCACTTCTACACCCGCGGCAAGGTCACCACCACCCGCTGGCCCGACCCGGCCGACGCCCCCGCCGGCGTCGACCTGGGCTTCCCCAGCAACCACTGA
- a CDS encoding heavy metal translocating P-type ATPase, with amino-acid sequence MHSATEVEAATAESSQAELTIGGMTCASCAARVEKKLNRMDGVSATVNYATEKARVSYGPGTGLADLIATVEKTGYTAKPVPRPAPAPPAPAPSAPATAAPASASASASAEPPGPAATDVPPTQAQAPAPAPAPAADDGAETRTGTDDGPAPALAALRQRLIVSALLAAPVVLLAMAPALQFDNWQWLSLTLAAPVVIWGGLPFHRATWTNLRHGAATMDTLVSVGTLAAFGWSLWALFLGDAGMPGMRHGFDFTVSRADGASTIYLEVAAGVVTFILLGRYLEAKSKRKAGSALRALMHLGAKDVAVLRDGAEVRVPVGRLAVGDRFVVRPGEKVATDGTVVEGTSAVDASMLTGESVPVDVRPGDAVTGATVNASGRLVVEATRVGADTQLARMARLVEDAQNGKAEVQRLADRISAVFVPVVLVIALVTLVAWLLVTDDVTASFTAAVAVLIIACPCALGLATPTALMVGTGRGAQLGILIKGPEVLETTRRVDTIVLDKTGTVTTGKMTLQTVHTAPGTTETDVLRLAGALEHASEHPIAQAVATGATDRTGTALPTPEDFANVPGLGVQGIVEGHTVLVGRPRLLADAGIGLPDALAAAVTEAAAQGRTAIAVAWDGEARGALEVADAVKETSAAAVADLRALGLTPILLTGDNRAVAESVARAVGIDEVRAEVLPEEKAHVIERLQAEGRSVAMVGDGVNDAAALATADLGLAMGTGTDAAIEASDLTLVRGDLKVAADAIRLSRRTLATIRGNLFWAFGYNVAALPLAAFGLLNPMIAGAAMAFSSVFVVTNSLRLRSFT; translated from the coding sequence ATGCACAGCGCAACAGAGGTCGAGGCCGCGACGGCGGAGAGCTCGCAGGCCGAGCTCACGATCGGCGGGATGACCTGCGCGTCCTGCGCGGCACGCGTCGAGAAGAAGCTGAACCGGATGGACGGCGTCAGCGCCACCGTCAATTACGCGACGGAGAAGGCCCGGGTCTCGTACGGCCCCGGAACCGGCCTCGCGGACCTGATCGCCACGGTCGAGAAGACCGGCTACACAGCGAAACCCGTACCCCGCCCGGCACCGGCGCCCCCTGCCCCGGCCCCCTCCGCCCCGGCGACCGCGGCCCCGGCATCGGCATCGGCATCGGCATCGGCCGAGCCGCCGGGCCCCGCCGCCACCGACGTCCCGCCGACCCAGGCCCAGGCCCCAGCCCCGGCCCCGGCCCCGGCTGCGGACGACGGCGCCGAGACCCGCACCGGCACCGATGACGGCCCCGCCCCCGCTCTCGCCGCACTGCGGCAACGGCTCATCGTCTCGGCCCTCCTCGCCGCCCCCGTCGTGCTGCTCGCGATGGCCCCGGCCCTCCAGTTCGACAACTGGCAGTGGCTCTCCCTGACCCTCGCCGCCCCCGTCGTCATCTGGGGCGGGCTGCCCTTCCACCGCGCCACCTGGACCAACCTCCGGCACGGCGCGGCCACCATGGACACCCTGGTCTCGGTCGGGACCCTCGCCGCCTTCGGCTGGTCGCTCTGGGCCCTGTTCCTCGGCGACGCCGGAATGCCCGGCATGAGGCACGGCTTCGACTTCACCGTGTCCCGCGCCGACGGGGCCTCCACCATCTATCTGGAGGTCGCGGCCGGGGTCGTCACCTTCATCCTGCTGGGCCGCTACCTGGAGGCGAAGTCCAAGCGGAAGGCCGGTTCCGCTCTCCGCGCGCTGATGCACCTGGGCGCCAAGGACGTCGCGGTCCTGCGGGACGGCGCGGAGGTACGCGTCCCGGTGGGCCGGCTCGCCGTCGGCGATCGCTTCGTCGTCCGCCCCGGCGAGAAGGTCGCCACCGACGGCACCGTCGTCGAGGGCACCTCGGCGGTGGACGCGTCGATGCTCACCGGCGAGTCCGTGCCCGTCGACGTGCGCCCCGGTGACGCCGTCACCGGCGCCACCGTGAACGCCTCCGGCCGGCTCGTCGTCGAGGCCACCCGGGTCGGCGCCGACACCCAGCTGGCCCGGATGGCCCGGCTCGTCGAGGACGCGCAGAACGGCAAGGCCGAGGTGCAGCGGCTGGCCGACCGGATCTCGGCGGTGTTCGTCCCCGTGGTCCTGGTGATCGCCCTGGTCACCCTGGTCGCCTGGCTGCTGGTGACGGACGACGTGACGGCCTCGTTCACGGCCGCCGTCGCCGTACTGATCATCGCCTGCCCGTGCGCCCTGGGCCTCGCCACCCCGACCGCCCTCATGGTCGGCACCGGACGCGGCGCCCAGCTCGGCATCCTGATCAAGGGCCCCGAAGTCCTGGAGACCACCCGCCGCGTCGACACCATCGTCCTCGACAAGACCGGCACCGTCACCACCGGAAAGATGACCCTCCAGACCGTCCACACCGCACCCGGCACCACCGAGACCGACGTCCTGCGCCTCGCCGGAGCCCTGGAACACGCCTCCGAACACCCCATCGCCCAGGCCGTCGCCACCGGAGCCACCGACCGCACGGGCACCGCGCTCCCCACCCCTGAGGACTTCGCCAACGTGCCCGGACTCGGCGTCCAGGGCATCGTCGAGGGCCACACCGTGCTCGTCGGCCGTCCCCGGCTGCTCGCCGACGCCGGAATCGGCCTGCCCGACGCGCTGGCCGCCGCGGTGACGGAGGCGGCCGCCCAGGGCCGTACCGCGATCGCGGTCGCCTGGGACGGCGAGGCACGCGGTGCCCTCGAAGTCGCCGACGCGGTCAAGGAGACCAGCGCGGCCGCGGTCGCCGACCTCCGCGCGCTCGGCCTGACACCGATCCTGCTGACCGGCGACAACCGGGCGGTCGCGGAATCCGTGGCCCGCGCCGTCGGAATCGACGAGGTCCGCGCCGAGGTGCTCCCCGAGGAGAAAGCGCACGTCATCGAGCGCCTCCAGGCCGAGGGGCGTTCGGTCGCCATGGTCGGTGACGGGGTCAACGACGCGGCGGCACTGGCCACCGCGGACCTCGGTCTGGCGATGGGCACGGGCACGGACGCCGCGATCGAGGCGAGCGATCTGACGCTCGTTCGTGGAGATCTCAAGGTGGCAGCCGATGCCATCCGGCTCTCCCGGCGCACCCTGGCCACCATCAGGGGCAACCTTTTCTGGGCATTCGGCTACAACGTTGCCGCCCTACCCCTTGCGGCATTTGGCCTGCTCAACCCTATGATTGCGGGAGCGGCGATGGCCTTCTCCTCGGTCTTCGTCGTGACGAACAGCCTGCGCCTGCGGTCCTTCACGTAA
- the recD2 gene encoding SF1B family DNA helicase RecD2, whose protein sequence is MSTRSSTTSSTTSPAPNMAVLEGVLERITYANEENGYTVARVDTGRGANDLLTVVGSLLGAQPGESLRMEGRWSSHSQYGKQFTVENYTTILPATIQGIRRYLGSGLIKGIGPVMADRITTHFGVDTLDIIEQQPKRLVEVPGLGPKRTKMIAAAWEEQKAIKEVMVFLQSVGVSTSIAVRIYKKYEDASISVVKNQPYRLAADVWGIGFLTADRIAQAVGIPHDSPERVKAGLQYALSQSSDQGHCFLPEERLIADAVKLLQVDTGLVIECLAELAAEPEGVVREKVPSPEGGEPITAVYLVPFHRAEIALAAQVRRLLRTPEERMPAFGDVDWDVALKWLAGRTGATLAPEQEAAVRLALSRKVAVLTGGPGCGKSFTVRSIVELARAKKAKVVLAAPTGRAAKRLSELTGAEASTVHRLLELKPGGDAAYDRDRPLDADLVVVDEASMLDLLLANKLVKAVAPGAHLLLVGDVDQLPSVGAGEVLRDLLADGSPVPAVRLTTIFRQAQQSGVVTNAHRINSGVPPLTQGLSDFFLFVEDETEDAGVLAVDVAARRIPAKFGLDPRRDVQVLAPMHRGPVGAGHLNGLLQQAITPGRPDLPEKRFGGRVFRVGDKVTQIRNNYDKGENGVFNGTVGVVTALDLDEQKLSVLTDEDEEISYDFDELDELSHAYAMTIHRSQGSEYPAVVIPVTKSAWMMLQRNLLYTAVTRAKKLVVLVGSRQAIGQAVRTVSAGRRCTALDYRLRGGTEGGSTEVPRKK, encoded by the coding sequence ATGTCCACCAGGTCCTCCACGACGTCCTCCACGACATCGCCCGCACCGAACATGGCCGTCCTCGAAGGCGTACTCGAGCGCATCACGTACGCGAACGAGGAGAACGGCTACACGGTCGCGCGCGTCGACACCGGGCGTGGTGCCAACGACCTGCTCACCGTCGTCGGGTCGCTGCTCGGGGCGCAGCCCGGTGAGTCGCTGCGGATGGAGGGGCGGTGGAGCTCGCACTCGCAGTACGGCAAGCAGTTCACCGTCGAGAACTACACGACGATCCTCCCTGCCACGATCCAGGGCATCCGCCGCTACCTCGGTTCCGGGCTGATCAAGGGCATCGGGCCGGTGATGGCCGACCGGATCACCACCCACTTCGGCGTGGACACCCTCGACATCATCGAGCAGCAGCCGAAGCGTCTGGTCGAGGTCCCCGGGCTCGGGCCGAAGCGGACGAAGATGATCGCCGCCGCGTGGGAGGAGCAGAAGGCGATCAAGGAGGTCATGGTCTTCCTCCAGAGCGTCGGCGTCTCGACCTCCATCGCCGTCCGTATCTACAAGAAGTACGAGGACGCCTCGATCTCCGTCGTGAAGAACCAGCCCTACCGGCTGGCCGCCGACGTCTGGGGCATCGGCTTCCTGACCGCGGACCGGATCGCCCAGGCCGTCGGCATTCCGCACGACAGCCCGGAGCGAGTCAAGGCCGGGCTGCAGTACGCGCTGTCGCAGTCCAGCGATCAGGGGCACTGCTTCCTGCCCGAGGAACGGCTCATCGCGGACGCGGTCAAGCTCCTCCAGGTCGACACCGGGCTCGTCATCGAGTGCCTGGCCGAGCTCGCCGCGGAGCCGGAGGGTGTCGTACGGGAGAAGGTGCCGTCGCCCGAAGGCGGTGAGCCGATCACGGCCGTCTATCTGGTGCCGTTCCACCGGGCCGAGATCGCCCTGGCCGCCCAGGTGCGGCGGCTGCTGCGGACGCCGGAGGAGCGGATGCCGGCCTTCGGGGACGTGGACTGGGACGTGGCGTTGAAGTGGCTCGCCGGGCGTACGGGGGCGACCCTGGCGCCCGAGCAGGAGGCCGCCGTACGGCTCGCGCTCAGCCGGAAGGTGGCCGTGCTGACCGGCGGGCCGGGCTGCGGGAAGTCGTTCACCGTCCGGTCGATCGTGGAGCTGGCCCGCGCGAAGAAGGCGAAGGTGGTGCTGGCGGCGCCCACGGGGCGGGCGGCGAAGCGGCTCTCCGAGCTGACCGGGGCCGAGGCCTCCACCGTGCACCGGCTGCTGGAGCTCAAGCCGGGCGGGGACGCGGCGTACGACCGGGACCGGCCGCTCGACGCCGATCTCGTCGTCGTCGACGAGGCGTCGATGCTCGACCTGCTGCTCGCCAACAAGCTGGTCAAGGCCGTGGCGCCCGGGGCCCATCTGCTGCTGGTCGGCGATGTGGACCAGCTGCCCTCGGTCGGCGCGGGGGAGGTGCTGCGGGATCTGCTCGCCGACGGCAGCCCCGTCCCGGCGGTCCGGCTGACCACCATCTTCCGCCAGGCCCAGCAGTCCGGCGTCGTCACCAACGCCCACCGCATCAACTCGGGCGTACCGCCCCTCACCCAGGGGCTCAGCGACTTCTTCCTCTTCGTGGAGGACGAGACGGAGGACGCCGGGGTGCTGGCCGTGGATGTCGCGGCCCGTCGTATCCCGGCCAAGTTCGGGCTCGACCCGCGCCGGGACGTACAGGTGCTCGCGCCGATGCACCGCGGCCCGGTCGGGGCCGGTCATCTCAACGGGCTGCTCCAGCAGGCCATCACCCCGGGCCGCCCCGACCTGCCCGAGAAGCGGTTCGGCGGCCGGGTGTTCCGCGTCGGCGACAAGGTCACCCAGATCCGCAACAACTACGACAAGGGGGAGAACGGTGTCTTCAACGGCACCGTCGGCGTCGTCACCGCCCTCGACCTGGACGAACAGAAGCTGAGCGTGCTCACCGACGAGGACGAGGAGATCAGCTACGACTTCGACGAGCTCGACGAGCTGTCCCACGCGTACGCCATGACGATCCATCGCTCCCAGGGCAGCGAGTACCCGGCCGTCGTCATCCCCGTCACGAAGAGCGCCTGGATGATGCTCCAGCGGAACCTGCTGTACACCGCCGTGACGAGGGCGAAGAAGCTCGTGGTGCTGGTCGGCTCCCGGCAGGCGATCGGCCAGGCGGTCCGCACGGTTTCCGCAGGCAGACGTTGTACGGCGCTGGATTACCGGCTGCGCGGAGGCACGGAAGGAGGATCCACGGAGGTTCCTCGGAAAAAATGA
- a CDS encoding citrate synthase, protein MSEHTSNAVVLRYGDDEYTYPVIDSTVGDKGFDIGKLRANTGLVTLDSGYGNTAAYKSAITYLDGEQGILRYRGYPIEQLAEQSTFLEVAYTLINGELPKVDELSAFKNEITQHTLLHEDVKRFFDGFPRDAHPMAMLSSVVSALSTFYQDSHNPFDEEQRHLSTIRLLAKLPTIAAYAYKKSIGHPFVYPRNDLGYVENFLRMTFSVPAQEYVPDPVVVSALEKLLILHADHEQNCSTSTVRLVGSSQANMFASISAGISALWGPLHGGANQSVLEMLEGIQANGGDVDSFIQKVKNKEDGVRLMGFGHRVYKSFDPRAKIIKAAAHDVLSSLGKSDELLDIALKLEEHALSDEYFVSRNLYPNVDFYTGLIYRAMGFPSEMFTVLFAIGRLPGWIAQWHEMIKEPGSRIGRPRQIYTGEVLRDFVPVEGR, encoded by the coding sequence GTGAGCGAGCACACCAGCAACGCTGTAGTACTGCGGTACGGCGATGACGAGTACACCTACCCGGTGATCGACAGCACCGTCGGCGACAAGGGCTTCGACATCGGGAAGCTCCGGGCGAACACCGGTCTGGTGACGCTGGACAGCGGATACGGCAACACCGCTGCCTATAAATCGGCCATCACCTACCTCGACGGCGAGCAGGGCATCCTGCGGTACCGCGGCTACCCCATCGAGCAGCTCGCCGAGCAGTCGACGTTCCTTGAGGTCGCGTACACGCTCATCAACGGTGAGCTTCCGAAGGTCGACGAGCTGTCGGCCTTCAAGAACGAGATCACCCAGCACACGCTGCTGCACGAGGACGTCAAGCGGTTCTTCGACGGCTTCCCGCGCGACGCCCACCCGATGGCCATGCTGTCCTCGGTCGTCAGCGCGCTGTCCACGTTCTACCAGGACAGCCACAACCCGTTCGACGAGGAGCAGCGCCACCTCTCGACGATCCGGCTGCTGGCCAAGCTGCCGACCATCGCGGCGTACGCGTACAAGAAGTCGATCGGTCACCCGTTCGTCTACCCGCGCAACGACCTCGGCTACGTCGAGAACTTCCTGCGCATGACCTTCTCGGTCCCCGCCCAGGAGTACGTGCCGGACCCGGTCGTCGTCTCGGCGCTCGAGAAGCTGCTCATCCTGCACGCGGACCACGAGCAGAACTGTTCGACCTCCACCGTGCGTCTGGTCGGCTCCTCGCAGGCGAACATGTTCGCCTCGATCTCCGCCGGCATCTCGGCGCTGTGGGGCCCCCTGCACGGTGGCGCCAACCAGTCGGTGCTGGAGATGCTCGAGGGCATCCAGGCCAACGGTGGCGATGTCGACAGCTTCATCCAGAAGGTGAAGAACAAGGAGGACGGCGTCCGCCTGATGGGCTTCGGCCACCGGGTGTACAAGTCCTTCGACCCGCGCGCCAAGATCATCAAGGCCGCGGCCCACGATGTGCTGTCCTCGCTCGGCAAGTCCGACGAGCTGCTCGACATCGCGCTCAAGCTGGAGGAGCACGCGCTCTCCGACGAGTACTTCGTCTCGCGCAACCTCTACCCCAACGTGGACTTCTACACCGGTCTGATCTACCGGGCCATGGGCTTCCCGAGCGAGATGTTCACCGTGCTCTTCGCGATCGGCCGCCTTCCGGGCTGGATCGCCCAGTGGCACGAGATGATCAAGGAGCCGGGTTCCCGCATCGGCCGCCCGCGCCAGATCTACACCGGCGAGGTCCTGCGCGACTTCGTCCCGGTCGAGGGTCGCTGA
- a CDS encoding heavy-metal-associated domain-containing protein, with amino-acid sequence MTAETQLPQATGSCCSPSGSCHDSADTGAEQGGVTTVYQVTGMTCGHCEGAVSEEISAIEGVTSVKAVASTGQVTVVSRSPLDDEAVRAAVDEAGYELAGRA; translated from the coding sequence ATGACCGCCGAGACCCAGCTCCCCCAGGCGACCGGCTCCTGCTGCTCGCCCAGCGGCTCCTGCCACGACAGCGCGGACACGGGCGCCGAGCAGGGCGGCGTGACCACCGTCTACCAGGTGACCGGCATGACCTGCGGGCACTGCGAGGGCGCGGTCTCCGAGGAGATCTCCGCCATCGAGGGTGTCACCTCGGTGAAGGCCGTGGCGTCCACCGGGCAGGTGACGGTGGTCTCCCGGTCCCCGCTGGACGACGAAGCCGTGCGCGCCGCGGTCGACGAGGCGGGTTACGAGCTCGCCGGCCGGGCCTGA
- a CDS encoding 5-deoxy-glucuronate isomerase, translated as MTGGCTVHISDEIFELLGRKSVFSGGPAFAYVPRDAHAQIASGAGGRFALAGAKCERSSPLATAPRRRYPVAPRGPGRSRRPGPPSLCLHAYRNGRHSVGPPSGAGVVGCRHGRKGRFARRRSPHGKSTNDASPADAAHPLSEGDTA; from the coding sequence TTGACCGGTGGCTGTACGGTGCACATCTCAGATGAGATCTTTGAACTGCTGGGCCGGAAGAGCGTGTTCAGCGGGGGGCCCGCCTTCGCGTACGTACCGCGTGACGCCCATGCACAGATCGCCTCCGGCGCAGGCGGCCGCTTCGCCCTGGCAGGAGCGAAGTGCGAGCGAAGCTCCCCGCTCGCTACGGCCCCGCGCCGGAGGTATCCCGTCGCCCCCCGCGGGCCGGGCCGGTCGCGGCGTCCCGGGCCGCCCTCCTTGTGTCTACACGCGTACCGAAACGGCAGACACAGTGTCGGGCCCCCCTCCGGCGCGGGCGTGGTGGGATGTCGGCATGGCCGCAAAGGCCGCTTTGCCCGTCGTCGGTCCCCGCACGGGAAGAGTACGAACGACGCCTCACCGGCCGACGCCGCCCACCCCCTCTCTGAAGGAGACACAGCATGA
- a CDS encoding VC0807 family protein, with protein MSSPVATVTAPVADAPAGAVPFSPRKALLDSLMPLLVDVAVPLASYYVLKAAGMGTFGALAWSSVVPGARTVWGVVRDRRLNGLAALMLTVNVVSLALSLVAGDPRLMLLKDSGVSSTIGLVFLVSALRGRPMLSAGLRPWLTRGEAAKSAAYQRLSTGSDAFRRAETRFSAVWGVALLAECVVRGVGAYTVPVGTMVWAGTVVMVAAMVLAFVVSGRVAVVPMERMIEEAAGTGR; from the coding sequence ATGAGCAGCCCGGTCGCCACCGTCACCGCACCTGTTGCCGACGCTCCGGCCGGTGCCGTTCCGTTCTCGCCGCGCAAGGCCCTGCTGGACAGCCTGATGCCGTTGCTCGTGGATGTGGCGGTGCCGCTCGCCTCGTACTACGTGCTGAAGGCCGCGGGGATGGGCACGTTCGGCGCGCTGGCCTGGAGCAGTGTGGTGCCGGGGGCGCGGACCGTGTGGGGTGTGGTGCGCGACCGGCGGCTCAACGGGCTCGCGGCGCTGATGCTGACGGTCAACGTGGTGAGCCTGGCGCTGAGTCTGGTGGCCGGTGACCCGCGGCTGATGCTGCTGAAGGACAGCGGCGTCAGCAGCACCATCGGCCTGGTGTTCCTGGTGTCCGCACTGCGCGGGCGACCGATGCTCTCGGCGGGACTGCGGCCGTGGCTGACGCGGGGCGAGGCGGCCAAGTCCGCTGCGTACCAGCGACTTTCGACGGGGTCGGACGCGTTCCGGCGGGCGGAGACGCGGTTCTCGGCGGTGTGGGGTGTTGCGCTGCTCGCCGAGTGCGTGGTGCGGGGCGTGGGTGCGTACACCGTGCCGGTCGGGACGATGGTGTGGGCCGGGACCGTGGTCATGGTGGCCGCGATGGTGCTGGCGTTCGTCGTCTCGGGGCGGGTCGCTGTCGTACCGATGGAGCGGATGATCGAGGAGGCGGCCGGGACCGGCCGCTGA
- a CDS encoding helix-turn-helix transcriptional regulator, with the protein MTDRRLWSYKDIAAHIRVQPDTVRSYRKHGLLPAPDHVEGGKPYWYADTVRAWVAARPGNRGRRE; encoded by the coding sequence ATGACGGACAGAAGGCTCTGGTCCTACAAGGACATCGCCGCACACATCCGGGTGCAGCCGGACACGGTCCGCTCCTACCGCAAGCACGGTCTCCTGCCCGCTCCGGACCACGTGGAGGGCGGAAAGCCCTACTGGTACGCGGACACCGTCCGCGCCTGGGTCGCCGCCCGCCCGGGCAACCGGGGCCGACGGGAGTGA
- a CDS encoding peptidoglycan-binding domain-containing protein: MIRTTPPFRRPAQGSALAALVLAAALAVAPGAAADESNATPPGSSPVCAFYDGDGLTAFGEEGERVSQVQCMLANRRYLPWEAVDGVFGARTLAAVLRFQADHPPLVPDGLVGPRTWSALWHA; encoded by the coding sequence GTGATCCGTACGACTCCGCCGTTCCGCCGCCCGGCCCAGGGTTCGGCCCTGGCCGCGCTCGTCCTGGCCGCCGCTCTCGCCGTGGCGCCCGGCGCCGCAGCCGACGAGAGCAACGCGACCCCGCCCGGCTCCAGCCCCGTCTGCGCCTTCTACGACGGGGACGGGCTGACCGCCTTCGGAGAAGAGGGCGAGCGCGTCTCCCAGGTGCAGTGCATGCTCGCCAACCGGCGCTACCTGCCGTGGGAGGCGGTCGACGGCGTGTTCGGAGCCCGGACCCTCGCCGCCGTCCTGCGTTTCCAGGCCGACCACCCGCCGCTCGTCCCGGACGGCCTCGTCGGCCCGCGCACCTGGTCGGCGCTCTGGCACGCCTGA
- a CDS encoding winged helix-turn-helix transcriptional regulator, whose protein sequence is MFTGCSHHTSPLRIGGKWTARIIRCLEAGPRRFSELEVPLRGITPKVLTETLRSMERDGLVTRTVGGGIPPRVDYELSALGRSLLTPMAACCAWAAAHLPELEDAREAYEGNLAPAPLPEAATGR, encoded by the coding sequence ATGTTCACGGGCTGCTCCCACCACACCTCGCCGTTGCGCATCGGCGGCAAATGGACCGCCCGGATCATCAGGTGCCTGGAGGCCGGCCCCCGGCGCTTCTCCGAACTGGAGGTCCCGCTGCGCGGCATCACGCCCAAGGTGCTGACCGAGACGCTGCGGTCGATGGAACGGGACGGCCTGGTCACCCGTACCGTCGGTGGCGGGATCCCGCCCCGGGTGGACTACGAACTGAGCGCTCTCGGCCGGTCGCTGCTCACCCCGATGGCCGCCTGCTGCGCGTGGGCGGCGGCGCATCTGCCGGAACTGGAGGACGCGCGGGAGGCGTACGAGGGCAACCTTGCCCCCGCGCCCCTGCCCGAGGCGGCCACCGGGCGGTGA